A genomic window from Nicotiana sylvestris chromosome 11, ASM39365v2, whole genome shotgun sequence includes:
- the LOC138881928 gene encoding uncharacterized protein, translating to MSGRQTVEASPDVVTGILTVQSYDVYALIDPSSTLSYVTPFVAMEFGIEPDQLHEPFSVSTLVGESITAARVYRGYVVTVRGRDTVADLIELGMVDFDVIMGMNWLYSCFAKLDCRTRTMRLEFPNEPIVEWKGDNVVPKGQFISYLRAAKMIKKGCIYHLVWVTDTDAEAPSLESVPVMNEFPNVFLVELPGIPPDREIDFGIDVMPDTQPISIPPYRMASDKLKKLKEQLKDLLEKGLIWPSVSPWDTPVFREDHADHLRAVLQTLQQHQLYAKFLKCEFWLESVAFLGHVVSREGIMVDPQKIAALKNCPRPTTPIEIRSFLGLAGYYRRFVEGFSTLAFPLTKLTQKTVKFQWSDACGRSFQELKARLTTTPVLTLPEGTEGFVVY from the exons ATGAGTGGTCGCCAGACCgtagaggcttctccagatgttgttacaggtattctgactgtccaatcttatgatgtgtatgcacttattgaccccagttccaccttgtcctatgttaccccttttgttgctatggaatttgggatagaaccggATCAGCTTCATGAGCCATTTTCGGTGTCTACTCTGGTTGGTGAGTCTATTACGGCTGCTCGAGTTTATAGAGGTTATGTTGTTACGGTGCGTGGTAGGGATACCGTGGCCGATCTTATTGAATTGgggatggtcgattttgatgtaataatgggaatgaattggctttattcatgttttgccaaacttgattgtcggactagaacTATGAGGCTTGAGTTTCCTAATGAGCCcattgttgaatggaagggagataatgtagtgcctaaaggtcagtttatttcttaccttaggGCTGcaaagatgatcaagaaggggtgtatctatcatttagtttGGGTTACGGACACCGATGCCGAGGCACCTAGCCTTGAGTCCGTACCAGTTATGAATGAATTTCCGAATGTCTTTCTAGTTGAGCTCCCTGGGATCCCACCAGACAGGGAAATTGATTTTGGGATCGACGTGATGCCAGACACacagcctatatcaattccaccttataGAATGGCGTCAGACAAATTGAAaaagctaaaggaacaattgaaggatttgctagagAAGGGTTTAATCTGGCCAAGTGTGTCACCATGGGACACACCGGtttt TCGGGAAGACCATGCTGATCAcctcagggcagttctgcagactcTTCAACAACAccaattgtatgcaaaatttttaaaatgtgaattttggcttgaatctgtcgcgttcttgggtcatgtcgtctccagggaaggaattatggttgatcctcaaaagattgcagcaCTAAAGAATTgtcctagacctaccactccaatagagattcgtagtttcttgGGTTTAGCTGGGTACTACAgaagatttgtggaggggttttctactcttgcctttccattgactaaattgacgcagAAAACAGTTAAGTTCCAGTGGTCCGATGCTTGTGGAAGGAGTTTCCAGGAGTTGAAAGCAAGATTGACTACAACACCGGTATTAACCCTGCCAGAGGGTACAGAGGGGTTTGTGGTGTATTGA